From the genome of Denticeps clupeoides chromosome 4, fDenClu1.1, whole genome shotgun sequence, one region includes:
- the ccdc106a gene encoding coiled-coil domain-containing protein 106a: MNSAESTTRKQAGSRELQAPKNEDAYEISIPFEENNFEQTSSFYNQNEQSFDGGDPPAPGTSYLLITNLRTQLQISLEKNLWLQKRIEDLEEERDFLRCQLDRFIFSTKSQECNGSDSRIFSWRRRRENERDQASDAQRPITRRSFPQRTTSQPSSNTKTLGSGITSQMGAVFGSPHSHNLLQGGGSSGSSSASSNRAMNDMSESLSLMGNEEFLEDSYLEEELISGEEVMSDSMTLQNMSASVGNNSAHPSMKRRRVFRIARGRERQRVKDAAGVLFRYKKILMTYQRLKNMSKAFQIHGVDRNTVASTTPIAELMLVAPEKVAEVGEFDPSKEKLLDYARRCYIALDPQTLSKVQALKKNNLLLPISYRLKSSESNGTQ; encoded by the exons CTCCAAAGAATGAAGATGCTTATGAGATTTCCATTCCCTTTGAGGAAAACAATTTTGAGCAGACTAGCAGCTTCTACAATCAAAATGAACAAAGCTTTGATG GTGGGGATCCTCCGGCACCAGGAACCTCATACTTGCTGATCACAAACCTGAGGACTCAGCTACAGATCTCTCTGGAGAAGAACTTGTGGCTGCAGAAGCGCATTGAAgacctggaggaggagagggactTCCTGCGCTGCCAGCTCGATCGCTTCATCTTCTCCACTAAGAGCCAGGAGTGCAATG GCAGCGATTCGAGAATCTTCTCCTGGAGGAGGCGGCGAGAGAATGAGAGAG acCAAGCAAGTGACGCTCAGCGCCCAATCACCCGTCGATCATTCCCACAGAGGACCACTTCGCAGCCTTCTTCCAATACCAAGACGCTAGGCTCTGGGATCACCAGTCAGATGGGGGCTGTGTTTGGCTCCCCACACTCCCATAACCTCCTTCAGGGTGGTGGCAGCAGCGGGAGCAGCAGCGCGAGCAGCAACAGGGCCATGAATGACATGTCGG AGTCTCTATCTCTGATGGGGAATGAGGAGTTTCTGGAGGACAGTTACCTTGAAGAGGAGCTGATCTCAGGAGAAGAAGTGATGTCTGACAGCATGACGCTTCAGAACATGAGTGCCAGTGTTGGGAACAACAGCGCCCATCCCAGCATGAAGAGGAGACGAGTGTTCCGCATTGCCAGAGGCCGAGAACGACAGAGAG ttaAGGATGCTGCCGGAGTTCTGTTCCGCTATAAGAAGATCTTGATGACATATCAGCGTCTTAAGAACATGTCCAAGGCATTCCAGATCCATGGCGTGGACCGCAACACAGTAGCCTCAACCACGCCCATTGCTGAACTGATGCTGGTGGCCCCCGAGAAGGTTGCAGAGGTGGGCGAGTTTGACCCGTCCAAAGAGAAGCTGCTGGACTATGCCAGGCGCTGCTACATAGCTCTCGATCCCCAAACCCTCAGCAAAGTTCAGGCCCTCAAGAAAAACAACCTTCTATTGCCAATATCTTACAG ATTAAAAAGCAGTGAGAGCAATGGAACCCAGTGA